The following are encoded in a window of Bos indicus isolate NIAB-ARS_2022 breed Sahiwal x Tharparkar chromosome 7, NIAB-ARS_B.indTharparkar_mat_pri_1.0, whole genome shotgun sequence genomic DNA:
- the ERAP1 gene encoding endoplasmic reticulum aminopeptidase 1: protein MISPSIKWSLGTRPLLLSTLLILLTVATPSSCQSREPTSPKASNGAPFPWNKIRLPEHIIPAHYDLMIHANLTTLTFGGTTQIEITASKPTSTIILHSHRLQISKAALRKGGGERQAEEPLRVLENPPQEQIALLASEPLVVGLPYTIVIDYAGNLSESFHGFYKSTYRTKEGEVRILASTQFEPTAARMAFPCFDEPALKASFLIKIRREPRHLAISNMPLVKSVTVAEGLIEDHFDVTVRMSTYLVAFIVSDFKSVSKMTKSGVKVSVYAVPDKINQADYALDAAVTLLEFYEDYFSIPYPLPKQDLAAIPDFQSGAMENWGLTTYRESSLLFDAEKSSASSKLGITMIVSHELAHQWFGNLVTMEWWNDLWLNEGFAKFMEFVSVSVTHPELKVEDYFFGKCFNAMEVDALNSSHPVSTPVENPAQIREMFDEVSYDKGACILNMLRDYLGADAFKSGIVKYLQKYSYKNTKNEDLWNSMASICPTDDTQRMDGFCSRGEHASSTAHWRQEGLDVKTMMNTWTLQKGFPLITITVRGRNVHMKQEYYVKGAADAPETGFLWHVPLTFITSKSDAVQRFLLKTRTDVLILPEEVEWIKFNVGMNGYYIVHYEDDGWDSLTGLLKGTHTAISSNDRASLINNAFQLVSIGKLSIEKALDLTLYLKHETEIMPVFQGLNELIPMYKLMEKREMNEVETQFKAFLIRLLRDLIDKQTWTDEGSVSERMLRSQLLLLACVRKYQPCVQKAEGYFRQWQEAGGNLSLPNDVTLAVFAVGAQTLEGWDFLYSKYQSSLSSTEKNQIEFALCISQNKEKLQWLLDQSFKGDVIKTQEFPDILRAIGRNPVGYPLAWQFLRENWNKLVQKFELGSNSIAYMVTGTTDQFSTRARLEEVKEFFSSLKENGSQLRCVQQTIETIEENIRWMDKNFDKIRAWLQNEKLNLL from the exons ATGATATCTCCATCCATCAAATGGTCACTTGGAACCAGGCCCTTACTGCTTTCGACACTGTTGATTCTCTTAACGGTGGCAACTCCATCCTCATGTCAGAGCAGGGAACCAACATCTCCAAAAGCTAGCAACGGGGCACCATTTCCTTGGAATAAAATTCGACTTCCAGAGCACATCATCCCAGCTCATTACGATCTCATGATTCACGCAAACCTCACCACTCTGACTTTCGGGGGAACCACACAGATAGAAATCACAGCCAGCAAGCCCACCAGTACCATCATCCTGCACAGTCACCGCCTACAAATATCCAAGGCCGCCCTGAGGAAGGGAGGTGGCGAGAGGCAGGCTGAAGAGCCACTGAGAGTCCTGGAAAACCCACCTCAGGAGCAGATTGCGCTTCTGGCTTCTGAGCCGCTGGTCGTCGGCCTCCCATACACCATTGTCATCGACTACGCTGGCAATCTTTCTGAGAGTTTCCATGGATTTTATAAAAGTACCTACAGAACCAAGGAAGGAGAAGTGag GATACTTGCATCAACACAGTTCGAACCAACTGCAGCCAGAATGGCCTTTCCCTGCTTTGATGAACCTGCTCTCAAGGCGAGTTTTTTAATCAAGATCAGAAGGGAACCAAGACACCTCGCCATCTCCAATATGCCACTG GTTAAATCTGTGACTGTGGCTGAAGGACTCATAGAAGACCACTTTGACGTCACCGTGAGGATGAGCACCTACCTGGTGGCCTTCATTGTTTCGGATTTCAAGTCTGTCAGCAAGATGACCAAGAGCGGAGTCAAG GTTTCCGTATATGCTGTTCCAGACAAGATAAATCAGGCAGACTATGCACTGGATGCCGCGGTGACTCTTCTAGAATTTTATGAGGATTATTTCAGCATCCCGTATCCGTTACCCAAACAAG ATCTTGCTGCAATTCCCGACTTCCAATCTGGTGCAATGGAAAACTGGGGACTGACGACATACAGGGAATCTTCTCTACTGTTTGATGCTGAGAAGTCTTCTGCCTCAAGTAAGCTCGGCATCACGATGATTGTGTCTCATGAACTCGCCCACCAG TGGTTTGGGAACCTTGTCACTATGGAATGGTGGAATGATCTTTGGCTAAATGAGGGATTTGCCAAGTTTATGGAGTTCGTGTCAGTCAGTGTGACTCATCCAGAACTGAAAGTT GAAGATTATTTCTTTGGTAAGTGTTTCAACGCAATGGAGGTGGATGCATTAAACTCCTCACACCCCGTGTCCACACCCGTGGAGAACCCTGCTCAGATTCGCGAGATGTTTGATGAAGTTTCTTATGACAAG GGAGCTTGTATTCTGAATATGCTAAGGGACTATCTTGGTGCCGATGCATTTAAAAGTGGCATTGTAAAGTATCTGCAGAAGTATAGCTATAAAAACACGAAAAACGAGGACCTGTGGAATAGTATGGCAAGC atCTGCCCTACAGATGACACACAACGCATGGATGGATTTTGTTCTAGAGGTGAACATGCATCTTCAACCGCG CACTGGCGACAGGAAGGCCTTGATGTGAAAACCATGATGAACACCTGGACGCTGCAGAAGGGTTTCCCCCTGATAACCATCACCGTGAGAGGCAGGAACGTACATATGAAGCAAGAGTACTATGTGAAAGGCGCGGCCGATGCCCCAGAAACTGG GTTCCTGTGGCATGTCCCACTGACATTCATTACCAGCAAATCAGACGCAGTCCAACGCTTTTTGCTGAAGACAAGAACAG ATGTGCTCATCCTCCCAGAAGAGGTGGAATGGATCAAATTTAATGTCGGAATGAATGGCTATTACATTGTGCATTATGAGGATGATGGATGGGACTCTCTGACTGGCCTTTTAAAAGGAACACACACGGCAATCAGCAGTAACGATCGGGCCAGTCTCATTAACAATGCATTTCAGCTTGTCAG CATTGGAAAGCTGTCAATTGAAAAAGCCTTGGATTTAACCTTGTACCTGAAGCATGAAACTGAAATCATGCCAGTGTTTCAAGGTTTGAATGAGCTGATACCGATGTATAAGTTaatggagaagagagagatgaaTGAAGTGGAAACTCAATTCAAG GCCTTTCTCATCAGGCTGCTGAGGGACCTCATTGACAAGCAGACGTGGACGGATGAGGGCTCCGTCTCGGAGCGAATGCTGCGGAGTCAGCTGCTCCTCCTCGCCTGCGTGCGCAAGTACCAGCCCTGCGTGCAGAAGGCAGAAGGCTATTTCAGACAGTGGCAGGAAGCCGGTGGAAACCTCAG CCTGCCCAACGATGTGACCTTGGCAGTGTTTGCCGTGGGGGCCCAGACCCTCGAAGGATGGGATTTTCTTTATAGTAAATACCAGTCGTCATTGTCCAGTACTGAGAAAAACCAAATTGAATTTGCTCTCTGTatcagccaaaataaagaaaagcttCAGTG GCTACTAGATCAAAGTTTTAAGGGAGATGTAATAAAAACTCAAGAGTTTCCAGATATTCTTAGAGCTATTGGCAGAAACCCAGTGGGATATCCGTTGGCCTGGCAGTTTCTGAGGGAAAACTGGAACAAACTTGTGCAAAA GTTTGAACTTGGCTCAAATTCCATAGCCTACATGGTAACGGGAACAACAGATCAGTTCTCAACAAGAGCACGGCTTGAagag